In Lutra lutra chromosome 13, mLutLut1.2, whole genome shotgun sequence, one genomic interval encodes:
- the LOC125083057 gene encoding spermatogenesis-associated protein 31D1-like: MGGLKASHSDTDHNTAECIQIAVWGSQTFQPFTHSIRAQVRPSETVLDNTCGPEVPTSPAGAGLEPTHENVSSSNRVEMEQGKGMEEKNLQHFALPNLSRDIFDTKEFYTLQSQSWEILTTSELGSSKMINVNMNKVETAMTTENPSPKILVPQDSKLSGLKRQILSELNFKLESEEHNQAQGCPTDMPLPSDSLNSKASLTLSQSVCSGDMEASQVLHVQLKDSRISTEEQQESWDSKLTFCKGQPTNFSQRRSAKKVRP, translated from the coding sequence ATGGGGGGCCTGAAGGCATCACACTCTGACACTGACCATAATACTGCAGAGTGTATCCAGATAGCTGTGTGGGGCAGCCAGACTTTTCAGCCCTTTACACATAGCATCAGAGCTCAAGTGCGACCCAGTGAGACTGTACTAGACAACACATGTGGCCCAGAGGTACCCACAAGTCCAGCTGGGGCTGGACTTGAGCCAACCCATGAGAATGTGAGTTCCAGTAACAGAGTAGAAATGGAACAGGGCAAAGGTATGGAGGAGAAGAATTTACAACATTTTGCCTTGCCCAACCTGTCCAGGGATATATTTGACACCAAGGAGTTCTATACCCTTCAATCCCAATCTTGGGAAATCTTGACAACCAGTGAGTTGGGAAGCTCCAAAATGATAAATGTCAACATGAATAAAGTAGAAACTGCCATGACTACGGAGAACCCCTCACCAAAAATACTGGTTCCCCAAGATTCTAAACTATCAGGCCTGAAAAGACAGATCCTGAGTGAGTTAAATTTTAAACTGGAGAGTGAGGAGCATAACCAGGCTCAAGGATGTCCTACTGACATGCCCCTTCCTTCAGATAGCTTGAATTCCAAGGCTTCACTGACTCTGTCGCAGAGTGTGTGCAGCGGGGACATGGAAGCATCCCAGGTGCTGCATGTCCAACTGAAGGACAGCAGAATTAGCACGGAGGAGCAGCAGGAATCCTGGGACTCAAAACTGACCTTCTGTAAGGGCCAGCCTACGAATTTCTCACAAAGAAGAAGTGCAAAGAAAGTGAGACCTTAG